GCATTGGACGATAATAACCACAGATCCAACATAGACGATGGTTAGTTAATTAAGGAATCAGAACAGGGTAAAGTAGCGTAAAAGTATGTTTACTTCATAGGTCATTTATCATCTGCTTTATTAAACACCATGAAAAAAGTAGTCACATAGGCAGCATCGGAAAACTTTATGACTTATGCagtgaaaattgaaaaatgtttCGCAACAAAGCTAATATCAAAAAACAGTACCAAACAAACCCAGGGGAAAGCTTGCAGTTAGTCAAGGCTTTTTGGCTAACTAATAATCTATATTATATAAGCTTACTGctgaaatgaaaattttcaaaataattactaACCTTTGGCTGGGCCAGATACCATAAAAGCCTGGTCTGCAGCTTTTATCAAATTGTAACAACTGCTTGACCCTCCTGGACTTCTTACGATTAGATGAGGAAGGCTTACACTGCCTACCATCAAAGTTATTCTCTTCACATCCATCCCCTTGCTTCTCCATGTTAGGTTCACCGTCAGATGTTACTCCACTATTTGTAgatagttttagttttggaaaCAGTTCACTCTTAGGCTGCCTACGCATCCCCCAATGTTTTTTCGAACTCGAGAGCAAATGACCCAACTGACGCCAGGAAGCAAAGTGTTCCCTACAAAGAAATACAACTCAGATCACAATACCCAAAGTGACACCTCACAGAATCAATCAACAAGGAGAACCAATGTCATACCTGCGAATATCATCAACTGTAGCTTCACAAGTTGTTGAAAAGGCGTTGTCAATTGCCTGAACAACTTTTCCAATTTCATTCTCATGTTTTGTACATGACAGCTCCTGAGCAGTTACTTCACTGGAAGGAAGTTTGGGTTGGGTCAATGAACTATCTTTGCTCTTTTTAAGAAACCGTTCCATGATTGAAGCTTGTTTCTGTACTTGAAGTTGCTTCTTTAGCTCGGCTTGTTCCTTCTCTCTACGCTTCTGCTCCTTCTCCGACTCATCTTGCTGTTTCTTTATCCGTTTTCTTGACtctgtctcttctttttctttattattttcatcaacaattGCTTTCTGCAGTAGCTTCTGCTCTTTTTCCTGTCACAGTGAACAAATGCTCAGTCAGAAGTCAGACTTTGAAATCAAACAACACATCCTAGATGACTAAAAGAGAATAAACAGCGCCAGAAAAGACTTCTAGaagacaatgaagaaaaagatcagCTTACTTGTtgcaatttttctttcaatacTTGACGttccattctcttcttctccttctcagcTTCACATCTATTTTTCTCCAATTGTTTAAGAAgcagcttctcttctctctttgagTCTTTCTCAGCCCTTAACGATCAAACACAATAACTGAGtaagaatgaaaaacaagagataaaATGTAAACCAAGTACTAACAGAAGATACTTACATTTCTGAGCTGTTCTTCTGCATCATGTTATCCATGAATGATCGAATATCCACCTCACTCAGTATTTTACCAAGCTTCTCAGCAGCTTTACTCAAATCAGATCTCCACAacttttcagtttcttctctttgtaatGCAGCTAACATTGCTGAAACACAACATAGGGCATAAACACTCACAtcttataaacaaacaatcaatacGAATCACCACTAAAAACAACATTTACCAGAAACTGCTGTAATCCTTTCATGAATCTTCTTTCGACAAGTCCGGCGAAGTTTTAACACTCCACGAACGGAACTCGGCATGATTTTCAGATCTCTCGTCTACAACATCAAATAAACATTACATCTCAAACATTAAATGACATCACCAAAGAGTATAAACCACACCAAACTTACCATTAGattcaaagatcaaaacttgTAAGATTAGCAAACTAAGATTACCTCCCAGCACCAAAGACAAGATTCAGAATCATCCTCCAAAACATCAGCATCTACGTTAAGCACACCGTAACTAACTCTCTGACCAACAGAAACAACAGCACTCTTCACAGCTACCATAGTAACACTTTCAGTCTTCTCCTTCAATTTCAAGTAAATCTCATCTACAAGCTTCGACAACGGCAAACTCATTTCCTCCATTAACAAAGCCACCATCGAATTCAATGAGGAACATTCACTAAATCCAGAAAACAGATCTGTTCTCTTACTCTTATCCATAACTTCTCTGAAATAATCAAAAAGCCCTTTCATCTCTAGATTCAACGACGAGATCTGAGATTCTTTCTCCTCAGATGTTAGATTCTCAATCGCCGTGGGTTCTCTCTTCCGCTTATTCAGCTTCTTTGGCTCTATCATCGTCTTCCGATTCTCATTTTCATTCACCGTCGAAACTTCGTCCatcgcaaaaaaaaaaactagaaaaattCGGGAATCTATAAACCCAGGAAAATTGAAACAAGATCTAGAATCTAAGAAATCGATTGCGAGAAACACGAGCTGAGTGGAGATTTGTTGTTCCTTtcgtgattttgattttggattttttttttctcagagTTCTTAggtttttggagaagaagaagaagaagggagtGGGAAGATGGATaggtttgaaaaaaaaaaaggata
This sequence is a window from Arabidopsis thaliana chromosome 1 sequence. Protein-coding genes within it:
- the FAS1 gene encoding chromatin assembly factor-1 (FASCIATA1) (FAS1) (FASCIATA 1 (FAS1); CONTAINS InterPro DOMAIN/s: Chromatin assembly factor 1 subunit A (InterPro:IPR022043); Has 59418 Blast hits to 36461 proteins in 1994 species: Archae - 284; Bacteria - 7518; Metazoa - 24571; Fungi - 4236; Plants - 1982; Viruses - 348; Other Eukaryotes - 20479 (source: NCBI BLink).) — translated: MDEVSTVNENENRKTMIEPKKLNKRKREPTAIENLTSEEKESQISSLNLEMKGLFDYFREVMDKSKRTDLFSGFSECSSLNSMVALLMEEMSLPLSKLVDEIYLKLKEKTESVTMVAVKSAVVSVGQRVSYGVLNVDADVLEDDSESCLWCWETRDLKIMPSSVRGVLKLRRTCRKKIHERITAVSAMLAALQREETEKLWRSDLSKAAEKLGKILSEVDIRSFMDNMMQKNSSEMAEKDSKREEKLLLKQLEKNRCEAEKEKKRMERQVLKEKLQQEKEQKLLQKAIVDENNKEKEETESRKRIKKQQDESEKEQKRREKEQAELKKQLQVQKQASIMERFLKKSKDSSLTQPKLPSSEVTAQELSCTKHENEIGKVVQAIDNAFSTTCEATVDDIRREHFASWRQLGHLLSSSKKHWGMRRQPKSELFPKLKLSTNSGVTSDGEPNMEKQGDGCEENNFDGRQCKPSSSNRKKSRRVKQLLQFDKSCRPGFYGIWPSQSQVVKPRRPLQKDPELDYEVDSDEEWEEEEAGESLSDCEKDEDESLEEGCSKADDEDDSEDDFMVPDGYLSEDEGVQVDRMDIDPSEQDANTTSSKQDQESPEFCALLQQQKHLQNLTDHALKKTQPLIICNLTHEKVSLLAAKDLEGTQKVEQICLRALMVRQFPWSSLIEISINDIQDEDQEASKFSCSQSTPPSNSKAKIIPDSDLLTVVSTIQSCSQGINRVVETLQQKFPDVPKTKLRQKVREISDFEDSRWQVKKEVLTKLGLSPSPDKGGKRLPKTISTFFSKRCLPPSTKPQPAVEDAAERLENENA
- the FAS1 gene encoding chromatin assembly factor-1 (FASCIATA1) (FAS1) (FASCIATA 1 (FAS1); FUNCTIONS IN: histone binding; INVOLVED IN: in 11 processes; LOCATED IN: chromatin assembly complex; EXPRESSED IN: 23 plant structures; EXPRESSED DURING: 13 growth stages; CONTAINS InterPro DOMAIN/s: Chromatin assembly factor 1 subunit A (InterPro:IPR022043).); this translates as MDEVSTVNENENRKTMIEPKKLNKRKREPTAIENLTSEEKESQISSLNLEMKGLFDYFREVMDKSKRTDLFSGFSECSSLNSMVALLMEEMSLPLSKLVDEIYLKLKEKTESVTMVAVKSAVVSVGQRVSYGVLNVDADVLEDDSESCLWCWETRDLKIMPSSVRGVLKLRRTCRKKIHERITAVSAMLAALQREETEKLWRSDLSKAAEKLGKILSEVDIRSFMDNMMQKNSSEMAEKDSKREEKLLLKQLEKNRCEAEKEKKRMERQEKEQKLLQKAIVDENNKEKEETESRKRIKKQQDESEKEQKRREKEQAELKKQLQVQKQASIMERFLKKSKDSSLTQPKLPSSEVTAQELSCTKHENEIGKVVQAIDNAFSTTCEATVDDIRREHFASWRQLGHLLSSSKKHWGMRRQPKSELFPKLKLSTNSGVTSDGEPNMEKQGDGCEENNFDGRQCKPSSSNRKKSRRVKQLLQFDKSCRPGFYGIWPSQSQVVKPRRPLQKDPELDYEVDSDEEWEEEEAGESLSDCEKDEDESLEEGCSKADDEDDSEDDFMVPDGYLSEDEGVQVDRMDIDPSEQDANTTSSKQDQESPEFCALLQQQKHLQNLTDHALKKTQPLIICNLTHEKVSLLAAKDLEGTQKVEQICLRALMVRQFPWSSLIEISINDIQDEDQEASKFSCSQSTPPSNSKAKIIPDSDLLTVVSTIQSCSQGINRVVETLQQKFPDVPKTKLRQKVREISDFEDSRWQVKKEVLTKLGLSPSPDKGGKRLPKTISTFFSKRCLPPSTKPQPAVEDAAERLENENA